In the genome of Myroides phaeus, one region contains:
- a CDS encoding VOC family protein, which produces MKLQHITIYTNDILQTKDFYVNTLNFSIIQETENRITFKIGDSQLTFIHTSNDLEIYHYAFNIQPNHLNEAITWSEKRFKLLLSPTNNIVTNFEQWKAESIYFYDNNGNLLEFIAREDSPILIDKSFSSAAILNISEFGVVSEKALDKAKELITLHNLSLFDKAVASNQFLALGDDEGLLIFVEPNRAWYPTTAKAKKSQAKITIVINNNEVNLQSTNLYK; this is translated from the coding sequence ATGAAATTACAACATATTACAATTTATACAAATGACATTCTACAAACAAAGGATTTCTATGTAAACACATTAAATTTTTCAATTATTCAAGAAACAGAGAATAGGATTACTTTCAAGATTGGTGATAGCCAACTTACTTTTATTCATACATCGAATGATCTTGAAATCTATCACTACGCATTTAATATTCAACCCAACCACTTAAACGAAGCGATTACGTGGTCAGAGAAACGATTTAAACTACTCTTATCTCCTACCAATAACATTGTTACCAATTTTGAACAATGGAAAGCCGAATCTATATATTTCTATGATAACAATGGTAATCTTTTAGAATTTATAGCAAGAGAAGATAGCCCTATTTTAATAGATAAATCCTTTTCATCAGCTGCAATACTTAACATCAGTGAGTTTGGTGTGGTTTCAGAAAAAGCATTAGACAAGGCAAAAGAACTAATAACACTTCATAATCTCTCGTTATTTGACAAAGCAGTTGCCTCAAATCAATTCTTAGCATTAGGAGATGATGAGGGACTACTTATTTTTGTAGAACCAAATAGAGCTTGGTATCCAACTACAGCTAAAGCCAAAAAGTCACAAGCTAAAATAACTATAGTTATTAATAATAACGAAGTAAACCTGCAAAGTACAAATCTATATAAATAA
- a CDS encoding shikimate kinase, with protein sequence MKKIILLGYMGSGKSTIGKILAKHLHLLFIDLDLEIEKKLNMSIKEIFKTKGEVYFRKIEHQLLHSIVAENDNFVLSLGGGTPCYANNHLVLQEPGICSIYLKGSIKTLAERLEKEKEHRPVLNNNTDDTLETFIAKHLFDRSYFYYQAKHIITIDNKTPEELIKEIEVLA encoded by the coding sequence ATGAAAAAAATTATCCTATTAGGCTATATGGGCTCAGGAAAATCAACAATTGGTAAAATACTGGCTAAGCACCTACACTTACTTTTTATAGATTTAGACCTTGAAATCGAAAAAAAACTCAATATGAGTATAAAAGAGATCTTCAAAACTAAAGGAGAAGTATATTTTAGAAAGATAGAACACCAATTATTACATAGTATAGTAGCTGAAAATGATAACTTCGTTTTAAGCTTGGGTGGAGGAACTCCTTGTTATGCGAATAACCACCTTGTATTACAAGAACCAGGAATTTGCTCAATCTATTTAAAAGGATCTATTAAAACTCTTGCAGAACGCTTAGAAAAAGAAAAAGAGCACCGCCCAGTATTAAATAATAATACAGACGATACTCTTGAAACTTTTATAGCGAAACATTTATTTGATCGTAGCTATTTCTACTATCAAGCTAAACATATTATTACTATCGATAATAAGACTCCTGAAGAACTTATCAAAGAAATAGAAGTATTAGCTTAA
- a CDS encoding phosphoribosyltransferase family protein, with amino-acid sequence MTKKIILTKEEIKFKSKRIAYQIYETYVDEEEIVIAGVANSGYVFAQKLAEALQEISTISVKLCEVRIDKQNPINPIETSLDSSEYANKAVVLVDDVLNSGATLIYGVKHFLDVPLKKLKTAVLVDRNHKNYPVKADFKGISLSTSLLEHIQVVFDGEEEYAYLS; translated from the coding sequence ATGACTAAAAAGATTATTTTAACCAAAGAAGAAATTAAGTTTAAGAGTAAACGTATTGCTTATCAGATTTACGAAACTTATGTAGATGAGGAAGAGATTGTAATTGCAGGTGTTGCAAACAGCGGATATGTATTTGCTCAAAAGTTAGCAGAAGCATTACAAGAAATTTCAACTATTTCAGTTAAGTTATGTGAAGTAAGAATTGATAAACAAAATCCTATCAATCCAATAGAGACATCTTTAGATAGTTCTGAATATGCTAATAAAGCCGTAGTATTGGTAGATGACGTTTTAAATTCTGGAGCTACATTAATATATGGAGTAAAGCACTTCTTAGATGTGCCATTAAAGAAATTAAAAACGGCTGTCTTAGTAGATAGAAACCACAAGAACTATCCCGTTAAAGCGGACTTTAAAGGGATATCATTGTCTACATCATTATTAGAACACATTCAAGTAGTTTTTGATGGAGAAGAAGAGTATGCTTATTTAAGCTAA
- a CDS encoding methyltransferase domain-containing protein: MTKPLNKDYWEGRYIDNNAKWSVGAITTPLKEYIDQLPNKDIKILVPGLGHGHELLYLHRLGFTNIIGLDLTDIAMRETCDAVSDFPEDKVVLGDFFEHNGQYDLIIEQTFFCSLPKTLRKKYVDKMYDLLLPGGKLVGVLFDCEFKNDEPPFGGSKEEYTTLLSEKLNINLIETAYNSIKPRAGRELFFITIKQHD; the protein is encoded by the coding sequence ATGACGAAACCATTGAATAAAGATTATTGGGAGGGGAGATATATAGATAACAATGCTAAGTGGAGTGTTGGAGCTATTACAACTCCTTTAAAGGAATATATAGATCAATTGCCTAATAAGGATATTAAGATTTTAGTTCCTGGTTTAGGTCACGGACACGAGTTGTTGTATTTACATCGTTTAGGTTTTACGAATATAATAGGGCTTGATTTAACGGATATTGCTATGAGAGAAACTTGTGATGCCGTATCTGATTTCCCTGAAGACAAAGTAGTGTTAGGTGATTTTTTTGAACACAACGGACAATATGATCTTATCATAGAACAAACTTTTTTCTGTTCACTTCCAAAAACATTGAGAAAGAAGTATGTGGATAAAATGTATGATTTACTTTTGCCAGGAGGTAAATTGGTAGGTGTACTATTTGATTGTGAGTTTAAAAATGATGAGCCGCCATTTGGAGGTAGTAAGGAAGAGTACACAACATTGCTTTCAGAGAAGTTGAATATCAATTTAATAGAAACAGCATATAATTCGATTAAGCCAAGGGCAGGAAGAGAATTATTTTTTATAACTATAAAACAACATGACTAA
- a CDS encoding RNA-binding S4 domain-containing protein encodes MRIDKYLWCIRYYKTRSIATEACKKGHITVNGQSAKASREVFPTDKITLRKDQILYQLTVLDLPPNRVGAKLVDIYRKDTTPAESFEHLELLKLSKDYYRSKGMGRPTKKDRRDIDDYLDIEDDETIE; translated from the coding sequence ATGCGAATAGATAAATATTTGTGGTGTATTAGATACTATAAAACAAGAAGTATTGCAACGGAAGCTTGTAAAAAGGGACATATTACTGTAAATGGTCAGAGTGCCAAAGCATCAAGAGAGGTTTTTCCAACAGATAAAATTACGCTTAGAAAAGACCAAATACTTTATCAATTGACAGTCTTAGACCTTCCTCCAAATAGAGTAGGGGCAAAATTGGTAGATATTTATAGAAAGGATACGACACCTGCTGAGTCATTTGAGCATTTAGAACTCCTTAAATTATCAAAAGATTATTATCGTTCTAAAGGAATGGGAAGACCTACTAAAAAGGACAGACGTGATATAGATGACTATTTAGATATTGAAGATGACGAAACCATTGAATAA